From the genome of Novosphingobium sp. TH158, one region includes:
- a CDS encoding phytanoyl-CoA dioxygenase family protein has product MNTPSRTIFRDPAIEAEFRENGFARTSLLSPKAVADLLGELSSLKPGDGFAPDGSSLVGNTYHCTFVDPNLDYKRAAFDLLAKHCSEPISRILADYRILAANFQIKQPGQGYLQLHQNWPVLELDETSVSVWCALVDVDEANGTLHVIPGSHKLVPHVESAGNPCFISDVMAEAEELLEPVSARAGEAINFDDSLLHGSPPNGSDAPRIAIQLTCIPKEASPVYFCQHSATHLEAVHADTDFYTGQHVSELARRSPDWKSVGFVENRNRQISIAELQDLIARGPQIRSEGFGLKIQPDAVPPFNANPAGAPTLRQRIRAAAGRRAPVPLKRLYRRLRGRPLTDTPPSPIRDARSNSAPHAVSDVRDYYEELTGDYLAGFGQVFQGSRPESTEELLDYLVDAAALEDGMTVLDAGCGVGGPAMGLAARRDIRVEGLTLARAQVERGTALIAERGLSDRITLRQGDFHQLDSIFPAEHFDRVLFLESICHAQDYAAVLRGAYRVLKPGGALYIKDFHCVDNRARPSMAAGQAADLAKLHDVYRLQMPDQASMVDVITGLGFMIRYMRMPDYQPTYTHWAHYEHVSGRGWHPTSAEPGDIIQAVEFLCLKR; this is encoded by the coding sequence ATGAACACCCCCTCCCGAACGATCTTCCGTGACCCTGCCATCGAGGCCGAATTTCGCGAAAACGGCTTCGCGCGGACAAGTCTGCTTTCGCCAAAGGCCGTGGCCGACCTGCTGGGCGAACTGTCTTCGCTCAAGCCGGGAGACGGCTTTGCGCCCGATGGCAGCAGCCTGGTCGGGAACACCTATCACTGCACCTTCGTGGACCCGAACCTCGACTACAAGCGGGCGGCCTTTGATTTGCTGGCGAAGCATTGCAGCGAGCCGATTTCCCGTATTCTCGCGGATTACCGGATCCTGGCAGCGAATTTCCAGATCAAGCAGCCGGGGCAAGGCTATCTTCAGCTGCACCAGAACTGGCCCGTACTGGAGCTGGACGAGACATCCGTTTCGGTGTGGTGCGCGCTGGTCGACGTCGATGAAGCAAACGGCACGCTGCATGTGATACCGGGGAGTCACAAACTGGTTCCGCATGTCGAAAGCGCGGGCAATCCCTGCTTTATCTCCGATGTCATGGCAGAAGCGGAAGAGCTGCTGGAACCCGTTTCGGCGCGGGCGGGCGAGGCTATCAACTTCGATGACAGCCTGCTCCATGGCTCACCCCCCAATGGCAGCGATGCCCCCCGGATCGCCATCCAGCTTACCTGCATCCCAAAGGAAGCTAGCCCCGTCTACTTCTGCCAGCACAGCGCCACCCATCTGGAGGCAGTGCACGCAGACACTGATTTCTACACTGGCCAGCACGTTAGCGAACTGGCCAGGCGATCGCCGGACTGGAAAAGCGTCGGGTTCGTCGAAAACCGCAATCGCCAGATTTCCATCGCCGAACTGCAAGACCTGATTGCCCGCGGGCCACAGATCCGCAGCGAAGGATTTGGCCTGAAGATCCAGCCGGATGCCGTTCCGCCCTTCAACGCCAACCCAGCGGGCGCGCCAACCCTGCGCCAGCGCATCCGGGCCGCCGCCGGGCGCCGTGCTCCTGTCCCGCTCAAGCGCCTTTATCGCCGGCTTCGGGGCCGCCCCTTGACCGACACGCCACCCAGCCCGATCCGCGATGCCCGGTCGAACTCCGCTCCGCACGCAGTGAGCGATGTACGCGACTATTACGAGGAACTCACCGGCGACTATCTCGCGGGTTTCGGGCAGGTGTTCCAGGGGAGCCGTCCTGAATCGACCGAGGAACTGCTCGATTACCTTGTCGATGCGGCGGCGCTGGAAGACGGCATGACCGTTCTTGACGCCGGTTGCGGGGTCGGCGGCCCGGCCATGGGCCTCGCAGCCCGGCGCGACATCCGCGTAGAGGGCCTGACGCTCGCCCGCGCGCAAGTCGAACGCGGAACCGCGCTGATTGCCGAGCGAGGGCTCAGCGACCGGATTACACTGCGGCAGGGGGATTTCCACCAGCTGGACAGCATTTTCCCGGCCGAGCACTTTGACCGTGTGCTGTTCCTGGAATCGATCTGCCATGCACAGGACTATGCGGCCGTGTTGCGCGGCGCCTACCGCGTCCTGAAGCCCGGTGGAGCGCTCTACATCAAGGACTTCCACTGCGTCGATAACCGGGCCCGGCCTTCCATGGCAGCCGGGCAGGCGGCGGACCTTGCCAAGCTGCACGACGTCTACCGCCTGCAGATGCCGGACCAGGCCAGCATGGTCGACGTCATCACCGGCCTTGGCTTCATGATCCGCTACATGCGGATGCCGGACTATCAGCCAACCTACACGCACTGGGCGCATTACGAGCACGTTTCCGGTCGCGGATGGCACCCCACCAGCGCGGAGCCGGGGGACATCATCCAGGCCGTGGAATTCCTGTGCCTCAAGCGATGA
- a CDS encoding helicase HerA domain-containing protein, with amino-acid sequence MSAPIQIGVDPNDSPITIDVEELLATRLLVQGNSGSGKSHLLRRILEESATLVQQIVIDPEGDFVTLAEVFGHIVIDGAAYSPPELTRLAARIRKHRASVVLALDGLEIEAQMRCAAQFLAALFDAPHEQWFPALVVVDEAQLLAPAAAGEVSDEARRISLAAMTNLMCRGRKRGLAGIVATQRLAKLAKNVAAEASNFLMGRTFLDIDMARAADLLGMERRQAEQIRDLARGQFLGLGPAISRRPVSVRIGSVRTGAKVVMQKMIPPPNALPDELHALLHEDLHIDEATPFEPAPAPQRPAADELIEKIAGHAIEAEELPAAPAAPTLSQAEVDAAIAAILSDIAAEEGCTFQPQSKLFQDFTVRCRMQRLTAGRVDMNQFRRRFAMAVAGVTDETSDSWRDILRVAAVLADDLLAPFLAIAGAARDGLPCPADEELARIYGTNSLGRIRRLLDHYERCGLIVVRNDFSGRRSVSIPELGFATEPLEA; translated from the coding sequence GTGAGCGCCCCCATCCAAATCGGTGTCGACCCGAACGACAGCCCGATCACCATCGACGTCGAAGAACTTCTCGCCACGCGTCTGCTGGTGCAGGGCAACAGCGGCTCGGGCAAATCGCACCTGCTGCGCCGCATCCTTGAAGAAAGCGCCACGCTCGTCCAGCAGATCGTGATCGACCCGGAGGGGGACTTCGTCACGCTGGCCGAGGTATTCGGCCATATCGTGATCGATGGCGCCGCCTATTCACCGCCGGAGCTGACCCGCCTTGCCGCGCGTATCCGCAAGCACCGCGCCTCCGTGGTGCTTGCGCTCGACGGGCTGGAGATCGAGGCCCAGATGCGCTGCGCCGCCCAGTTCCTTGCGGCCCTGTTCGATGCCCCGCATGAACAGTGGTTCCCCGCACTCGTCGTGGTGGACGAGGCGCAGTTGCTCGCCCCCGCTGCAGCCGGGGAAGTGAGCGACGAGGCGCGGCGGATCAGCTTGGCGGCCATGACCAACCTGATGTGCCGCGGCCGCAAGCGCGGGCTTGCCGGGATCGTCGCCACGCAGCGCCTGGCCAAGCTGGCCAAGAACGTTGCCGCAGAAGCATCGAATTTCCTCATGGGCCGGACCTTCCTCGATATCGACATGGCCCGCGCGGCGGACCTGCTGGGCATGGAACGCCGGCAGGCCGAACAGATCCGCGATCTTGCACGCGGGCAGTTTCTTGGCCTTGGCCCGGCGATCAGCCGGCGGCCGGTTTCGGTGCGGATCGGCTCTGTGCGCACCGGAGCCAAGGTGGTGATGCAGAAGATGATCCCGCCGCCAAATGCGCTGCCGGACGAACTTCACGCCCTGCTCCACGAAGACCTCCATATCGACGAGGCCACGCCTTTCGAACCCGCCCCGGCTCCGCAAAGGCCCGCTGCCGACGAACTGATCGAAAAGATAGCCGGCCATGCCATCGAAGCGGAAGAGTTGCCGGCAGCGCCAGCCGCACCCACCCTCTCGCAGGCCGAGGTCGATGCGGCGATCGCAGCGATCCTGTCCGACATCGCGGCAGAGGAAGGCTGCACCTTCCAGCCGCAATCGAAGCTGTTCCAGGATTTCACCGTGCGCTGCCGGATGCAGCGGCTGACCGCCGGCCGCGTGGACATGAACCAGTTTCGCCGCCGTTTTGCCATGGCAGTCGCCGGCGTGACCGACGAGACCAGCGACAGCTGGCGCGATATCCTGCGGGTGGCAGCCGTACTGGCGGATGACCTGCTGGCTCCCTTCCTCGCCATCGCCGGCGCAGCGCGCGATGGCCTGCCCTGCCCCGCCGATGAAGAACTGGCGCGCATCTATGGCACCAATTCGCTGGGGCGCATCCGCCGCCTGCTGGACCATTACGAACGCTGCGGCCTGATCGTCGTGCGCAACGATTTCAGCGGTCGCCGCTCGGTTTCGATACCCGAACTGGGCTTCGCCACGGAACCGCTTGAGGCATGA
- a CDS encoding glycosyltransferase family A protein has translation MSDLPPGRSGQAVAVVMPVYNAQPYLDEAIASILAQTHADFTFHIYDDCSTDGSYERVLEWAAKDSRIRVSRGAVRIGPSASSNAAMAMTDAEFVARMDADDIAWPPRLELQAKALRDNPDAVMVGSTFRLIDAEGRVLREETPSRILGSAPPFAHPSIMLRKSVFDAIGGYSPESDYFEDADLIRRIATKGRILVYRQPLLELRFAGQNARLRDERIEVLRKIDRLYNPQRSASASSGRDGRPERISIMPFYSIAVLHILALQRPRLTRMILRHADLRDVPRLLAVLSIIAIANLSPRLARGISHAVSQLREWISGPRLGSQDLLCWAPPGQER, from the coding sequence ATGAGCGACCTGCCGCCAGGCCGGTCCGGGCAGGCCGTGGCAGTCGTCATGCCGGTATACAATGCCCAGCCCTATCTGGACGAAGCCATCGCCAGCATCCTGGCGCAGACCCACGCGGACTTCACCTTTCACATCTACGACGATTGCTCCACCGACGGGTCCTACGAACGCGTGCTCGAATGGGCGGCGAAGGACAGTCGGATCCGGGTAAGCAGGGGCGCGGTGCGGATTGGGCCGAGCGCCAGTTCGAATGCGGCCATGGCGATGACCGATGCCGAATTCGTCGCCCGCATGGATGCAGACGATATCGCCTGGCCGCCCCGGCTGGAGCTGCAAGCCAAGGCACTGCGCGATAATCCCGATGCCGTGATGGTGGGATCGACCTTCCGCCTGATCGATGCCGAAGGACGGGTGCTGCGCGAAGAAACGCCCAGCCGCATCCTGGGATCCGCACCGCCCTTTGCCCATCCCAGCATCATGCTGCGCAAGTCGGTGTTTGATGCCATCGGAGGCTACAGCCCTGAGAGCGACTATTTCGAGGACGCGGACCTTATCCGCCGGATCGCAACGAAGGGGCGCATCCTGGTATACCGGCAGCCGCTGCTGGAACTGCGGTTCGCGGGCCAGAACGCGCGTCTGCGCGATGAACGGATAGAAGTGCTGCGCAAGATCGACCGGCTGTACAATCCGCAGCGATCGGCCAGTGCATCGTCAGGCAGGGACGGGAGGCCCGAGCGCATTTCGATCATGCCGTTCTATTCGATTGCCGTCCTGCACATCCTCGCACTGCAAAGGCCGAGGCTGACCCGCATGATCCTGCGCCACGCCGACCTGCGGGACGTGCCGCGCCTGCTCGCCGTGCTGTCGATCATCGCCATCGCCAACCTTTCCCCGCGACTGGCGCGGGGGATCAGCCATGCCGTTTCGCAGCTGCGGGAATGGATCAGCGGCCCGCGGCTCGGATCGCAGGACCTGCTGTGCTGGGCACCGCCCGGTCAGGAGCGATAG
- a CDS encoding UbiA family prenyltransferase, producing MNSSQLLRALLGRIRRVLTMGRASEWWEYKLLPAIGIGYAVSLALGASPWAGLSGLGWAIVSLVPGAVFVSLLNDLTDLADDAAAGKANRQAGRNPIFAIALIALCLAAGLVLAWTWRDDPLLVASYALGWTAYTLYSLPPFRFKHRGFAGVLCDAIGANVVPALLCAQLSAHALDQQLPAAMAGIIAIWSLMFGLRGILWHQIGDLAADRMAGAQTFVARHGADRAARIASRIVFPIEMLSLAAIAVMAGPLVQVAGAVAAVLYAGLLHERIYRFEMRVVVVVPRERSCIALHEYYDVFLPLALLVVGLFRDPAVLAVLGLHLILFPVRIRQIASDVRKMFDPRYIRRPYRS from the coding sequence ATGAACAGCAGCCAGCTCCTACGGGCGCTGCTTGGCAGGATCCGGCGCGTTCTTACCATGGGCCGCGCCTCGGAGTGGTGGGAGTACAAGCTGCTGCCCGCCATCGGCATTGGCTATGCGGTCAGCCTCGCGCTGGGGGCAAGCCCCTGGGCAGGCCTGTCGGGTCTTGGCTGGGCCATCGTCTCGCTGGTGCCGGGTGCCGTGTTCGTGAGCCTGCTGAACGATCTCACCGACCTTGCTGATGATGCCGCGGCGGGAAAGGCCAACCGGCAGGCGGGGCGCAACCCCATATTCGCAATCGCGCTCATAGCCCTGTGCCTCGCGGCCGGACTGGTGCTTGCCTGGACCTGGCGGGACGATCCGCTGCTGGTGGCAAGTTATGCCCTGGGCTGGACGGCCTATACGCTGTATTCGCTGCCGCCGTTCCGCTTCAAGCACCGGGGCTTTGCCGGGGTGCTGTGCGATGCCATCGGCGCAAACGTGGTTCCGGCGCTGCTGTGTGCGCAACTGTCTGCCCACGCGCTTGACCAGCAGTTGCCCGCTGCGATGGCCGGCATCATCGCGATCTGGTCGTTGATGTTCGGGCTGCGCGGCATCCTGTGGCACCAGATCGGTGACCTTGCCGCAGACCGCATGGCCGGCGCGCAGACCTTTGTCGCGCGGCATGGGGCCGATCGCGCCGCCCGCATCGCCAGCCGGATCGTCTTTCCCATCGAAATGCTGTCCCTGGCGGCAATTGCCGTCATGGCCGGGCCGCTGGTGCAGGTGGCGGGGGCCGTTGCCGCCGTGCTTTACGCCGGACTTCTGCATGAGCGGATCTATCGGTTCGAAATGCGCGTGGTGGTGGTGGTGCCGCGAGAGCGCAGCTGCATCGCCCTGCATGAATACTACGATGTCTTCCTGCCGCTCGCCCTGCTCGTGGTCGGCCTGTTCCGCGATCCGGCGGTGCTGGCGGTCCTCGGCCTTCATCTGATCCTTTTTCCGGTCCGGATCCGGCAGATTGCCAGCGATGTCAGGAAGATGTTCGATCCACGTTATATCCGCCGCCCCTATCGCTCCTGA
- a CDS encoding glycosyltransferase family 4 protein produces MPGAAPRIFFLSCNETPWGGSEELWARAALSLAEAGVEVRAAKPRVDRDAAPVRALEQRGIRVSDLGRVSLLPGKLMILLQYLLRPASRAFQLLPLWLQIKRAKPDLVVLSQGGNWDGVHMGWVLGQIGVPYALICQKATDLYWPPDHIRPKVKAMALGARHMFCVSRHNLQLFEEQIAAPLPRSTVVRNPFLVDHAAPLPWPDSADDTVRLACVGRLYPMEKGQDLLLRVLSRPKWRDRKLVVDCYGAGVNAQGLAEMAQFLGCNQVRFHGHVDDVKEIWRTHHGLVLPSRAEGLPLVLVEAMLAGRVAVISRAGGSGEVVDDGKTGFLMAGYDEDGLDDALERAWQARSDWQRIGEDAATAIRAQVPLDPAGELAQQLLALAQQSRVLAQTMDEAFAQDRGTVLAGDAASQ; encoded by the coding sequence ATGCCAGGCGCAGCACCGCGCATCTTTTTCCTGAGTTGCAACGAAACGCCCTGGGGAGGCAGCGAGGAACTGTGGGCCCGCGCGGCCCTGTCTCTTGCCGAAGCGGGAGTCGAGGTGCGCGCCGCCAAGCCGCGCGTCGATCGCGATGCGGCTCCGGTCCGCGCGCTCGAACAGCGCGGCATCAGGGTATCCGATCTGGGCCGCGTCAGCCTGCTTCCCGGCAAGCTGATGATCCTGCTGCAATACCTGCTCCGTCCCGCCAGCCGCGCCTTCCAGTTGCTGCCGCTGTGGCTGCAGATCAAGCGGGCAAAGCCGGACCTGGTTGTCCTGTCGCAGGGCGGTAACTGGGACGGGGTGCACATGGGCTGGGTGCTTGGCCAGATCGGCGTTCCCTATGCCCTCATCTGCCAGAAGGCGACCGACCTTTACTGGCCGCCCGACCATATCCGGCCGAAGGTCAAGGCCATGGCGCTTGGAGCCCGGCACATGTTCTGCGTGTCGCGCCACAACCTGCAACTGTTCGAGGAACAGATCGCCGCGCCGCTGCCGCGTTCCACGGTTGTCCGCAACCCCTTCCTGGTCGATCACGCGGCACCGCTCCCCTGGCCCGACAGCGCGGACGATACCGTGCGCCTGGCCTGTGTCGGCAGGCTCTACCCGATGGAGAAAGGGCAGGACTTGCTGCTGCGGGTCCTCTCGCGGCCCAAGTGGCGCGATCGCAAGCTGGTGGTCGATTGCTATGGCGCCGGGGTCAACGCGCAAGGCCTCGCCGAAATGGCGCAGTTCCTGGGCTGCAACCAGGTGCGCTTCCACGGCCATGTCGATGACGTGAAGGAAATCTGGCGCACCCATCACGGGCTGGTGCTGCCCTCGCGCGCCGAAGGCCTGCCGCTGGTGCTGGTCGAGGCGATGCTGGCCGGTCGCGTGGCCGTGATCAGCCGCGCAGGCGGCAGCGGCGAAGTGGTCGATGATGGCAAGACCGGCTTCCTGATGGCCGGCTACGACGAAGACGGGCTCGACGATGCGCTTGAGCGCGCGTGGCAGGCGCGCAGCGATTGGCAACGGATTGGCGAGGATGCAGCCACCGCGATCCGCGCGCAGGTGCCCCTTGATCCGGCAGGAGAGCTTGCCCAGCAACTGCTCGCGCTCGCCCAGCAATCGCGCGTTTTGGCGCAGACGATGGACGAGGCCTTTGCGCAGGATCGTGGAACGGTCCTCGCCGGCGACGCCGCCAGCCAGTAA
- a CDS encoding sulfotransferase, translating into MQPHLIHIGFPKCASTFLQQWFAAHPQIAYKPGGLAGRYSVFDLIQEVIEGTGEERCRVTSAEQLSAPRDPANYGSVDATDNALQHERTAALCDRLARMYPDALILMVTRNHTDLLRSGYSQMIRQGSDLSATDLLAISAKLALEMSDFDLVLRTYRNRFGGRVLALPYELLVADRREFLAQIERFIGVDPFDIAAEKVNPSLSEEELYWYPRMGRFLRRFPQPWIARKLLGLHRRMIAIGGWKPVLPVLRLLGQRPAESVSEFDWAPAIDADKVCPELLKEAIYAPYRELYRGVRGVA; encoded by the coding sequence ATGCAACCCCATCTGATCCACATCGGCTTTCCCAAATGCGCGTCCACCTTCCTGCAGCAGTGGTTCGCGGCCCATCCGCAGATCGCTTACAAACCCGGCGGTCTTGCCGGCAGGTACTCGGTGTTCGACCTGATCCAGGAGGTGATCGAGGGCACCGGGGAAGAGCGGTGCAGGGTGACCAGTGCGGAGCAGCTGTCGGCCCCCCGCGATCCTGCCAATTATGGTTCTGTCGATGCGACCGACAACGCCCTGCAGCATGAGCGGACGGCCGCGCTGTGCGATCGACTGGCGCGGATGTATCCCGATGCGCTGATCCTGATGGTCACGCGCAATCACACCGACCTTCTGCGATCGGGCTATTCGCAGATGATCCGGCAGGGCAGCGATCTTTCTGCCACTGACCTGCTTGCGATCAGTGCGAAGCTCGCGCTGGAAATGAGCGATTTCGACCTTGTGCTGCGCACCTATCGCAATCGCTTTGGCGGCAGGGTGCTGGCATTGCCCTATGAATTGCTGGTTGCCGACCGGCGCGAATTTCTGGCCCAGATAGAGCGGTTCATCGGCGTCGATCCGTTCGACATCGCCGCAGAGAAGGTCAATCCTTCGCTGTCGGAAGAGGAGCTGTACTGGTACCCCCGCATGGGGCGTTTCCTGAGGCGTTTCCCGCAGCCCTGGATTGCCCGCAAATTGCTTGGACTGCATCGGCGCATGATCGCCATCGGTGGGTGGAAGCCCGTCTTGCCTGTCCTGCGACTGCTGGGGCAACGGCCTGCGGAGTCGGTCAGCGAGTTTGACTGGGCACCAGCGATCGATGCCGACAAGGTCTGCCCGGAACTGCTCAAAGAAGCGATCTACGCACCCTATCGCGAGCTCTACCGGGGCGTGCGCGGCGTGGCCTGA
- a CDS encoding phytanoyl-CoA dioxygenase family protein — protein sequence MSQCSASAPFRDPELRARFDRDGFVVTRVLSAERAAELRDAVNALKPDDRFDPAPDIAALSGGYHQSELDSNRAYKQRVAELSNLWFSGFVDGLLADYRLLASTLAVKMPERAEVPIHIDPTVQDEAIQPTVYVWCALQDTTEENGTLCVIPGSHGLFRGPYGATIDPGYFRGLKRIAGRAVPVPLKAGEALVFDASIFHSSRPNISGAPRFAFRLTCIPADQTGVMHRSSPQDPGIIETFRMETEDYLDLGPEGLLKGQFETPLVRTRPASATRLQPEEVELVLERAEDIRSGTLTIEQLVATSRAQSALRPAEPVQGKQAGEGPSFVRRARNRIASLLRLATGR from the coding sequence ATGAGCCAGTGCAGCGCGAGCGCCCCTTTCCGTGATCCGGAACTGCGAGCGCGGTTCGATCGCGACGGTTTTGTCGTGACCCGCGTCCTGTCCGCCGAGCGGGCTGCGGAGCTGCGCGATGCAGTTAACGCGCTCAAGCCCGATGACCGGTTTGATCCCGCACCCGACATTGCCGCGCTGAGCGGCGGCTATCATCAGTCCGAACTGGACAGCAACCGCGCCTATAAGCAGCGGGTTGCCGAACTGTCGAACCTTTGGTTTTCGGGTTTTGTCGATGGCCTGCTTGCGGATTACCGCCTGCTTGCGTCCACGCTGGCGGTGAAGATGCCCGAACGCGCGGAAGTTCCGATCCATATCGATCCGACGGTTCAGGACGAGGCCATTCAGCCGACGGTCTATGTATGGTGCGCCTTGCAGGATACGACCGAAGAGAACGGGACCCTTTGCGTCATTCCCGGCAGTCACGGACTGTTTCGCGGGCCTTATGGTGCCACGATCGATCCGGGCTATTTTCGCGGCCTGAAACGGATCGCCGGAAGGGCCGTGCCGGTTCCGCTCAAGGCCGGTGAAGCCCTGGTCTTCGATGCTTCGATCTTCCATTCCTCGCGGCCCAACATCTCGGGTGCACCGCGTTTTGCCTTCCGGCTTACCTGCATCCCGGCAGATCAGACGGGGGTGATGCACCGCTCTTCGCCGCAAGACCCGGGTATCATCGAGACCTTCCGCATGGAGACGGAGGACTACCTGGATCTTGGGCCGGAAGGCCTGCTGAAGGGCCAGTTCGAAACACCGCTGGTCAGGACGCGACCCGCCTCTGCCACCCGCCTTCAGCCTGAAGAGGTGGAGCTGGTGCTGGAGCGTGCCGAAGACATTCGCAGCGGCACCCTTACCATCGAACAGCTGGTCGCCACCTCGCGAGCGCAAAGCGCATTGCGCCCCGCCGAGCCGGTGCAGGGAAAGCAGGCCGGCGAGGGGCCGTCCTTCGTCCGCAGGGCAAGAAATCGGATCGCCTCCTTGCTGCGCTTGGCCACGGGCCGGTGA
- a CDS encoding ABC transporter ATP-binding protein yields the protein MTGSRPLLEAVSLSKRFCRNTRRSLHYALADLAGEFLPGERGKPALRKDEFWALDDASFTINAGEAVAIGGRNGAGKTTLLRVLAGLLKPDGGHLAVSGTVNPVIELGQGLNLMLTGRENAEIGLAWRGADNVGSIEAVAEFAELGAMFDAPVHSYSAGMQVRLAYAIAAAVPCDLLLLDEVLAVGDVAFQRKCFANLRQHLDAGGALILVSHNPVQMQALCRRGILLDHGKLVFDGSIEDCIDTMFALQADATPQTHQSAGEGLASIAAVKFESAGDGAALSGAETTIVMEFVVRQPVRVACSLGIWTRDGSCCISTFTEPEAILYQPGSYRQSCRIPALPLSHGTYQVRATLLDSETMISIARWGYNTSPSELKVEEPVTRLNLLTRHIGQIVAIDHEWSQPETAPGGA from the coding sequence ATGACCGGTTCGCGCCCCCTGCTTGAAGCGGTTTCGCTGTCCAAGCGCTTCTGCCGCAATACCCGGCGATCGCTACACTATGCGCTCGCGGATCTCGCGGGCGAGTTCCTGCCCGGCGAAAGAGGCAAGCCAGCCCTTCGCAAGGACGAATTCTGGGCGCTCGACGATGCCAGCTTCACCATCAATGCAGGTGAAGCCGTGGCGATCGGCGGGCGCAACGGTGCGGGAAAGACAACCCTGTTGCGGGTGCTGGCGGGCCTGCTGAAGCCCGATGGCGGCCACCTTGCCGTATCCGGCACGGTCAATCCGGTGATTGAGCTGGGCCAAGGCCTCAACCTGATGCTGACGGGGCGCGAAAATGCCGAGATCGGCCTTGCCTGGCGCGGTGCCGACAATGTCGGTTCGATTGAGGCGGTTGCCGAATTTGCCGAACTGGGCGCCATGTTCGATGCGCCTGTGCACAGTTACAGCGCCGGCATGCAGGTGCGCCTGGCCTATGCCATAGCGGCGGCTGTTCCCTGCGACCTGCTCTTGCTCGACGAAGTTCTGGCAGTCGGCGATGTGGCTTTCCAGCGAAAGTGCTTCGCCAACCTGCGGCAGCATCTCGATGCCGGAGGTGCGCTCATCCTCGTCTCGCACAATCCGGTGCAGATGCAGGCGCTCTGCCGACGTGGCATCCTGCTCGACCACGGCAAACTGGTGTTCGACGGCTCCATCGAGGACTGCATCGACACCATGTTCGCCTTGCAGGCCGATGCAACGCCGCAAACCCATCAAAGCGCCGGGGAAGGCCTGGCGTCCATTGCGGCTGTCAAGTTTGAAAGCGCCGGCGATGGTGCCGCCCTCAGCGGTGCCGAAACCACGATCGTCATGGAATTCGTGGTGCGCCAGCCGGTTCGCGTGGCGTGCTCGCTGGGCATCTGGACGCGCGACGGATCGTGCTGCATTTCCACTTTCACCGAGCCCGAAGCGATACTGTACCAGCCCGGATCTTACCGGCAATCGTGCCGCATACCGGCGCTTCCACTGTCGCACGGTACGTACCAGGTGCGCGCCACCTTGCTCGATTCCGAAACGATGATCTCCATTGCCCGCTGGGGTTACAATACATCGCCTTCGGAACTGAAAGTTGAGGAACCGGTCACGCGCCTGAACCTGTTGACGAGACATATCGGGCAAATCGTGGCAATTGACCATGAATGGTCGCAGCCCGAAACGGCACCGGGGGGCGCCTGA
- a CDS encoding ABC transporter permease produces MPADTQVHCDSMPAIAVPRRTLSGAFARMDTALRIATLLFRANLRARHRRMALGYLWLAIPGAVSALTFALLRKHALIGTGEVGVPYALFVLSGVFLWQSLGDGVNVPVQQLNYQRRFLAIVPAPFQAVLLAALAEALLNLCVRLVILACAMLAFGLAPSAAWLAIVACGLTMTLCGFALSLLVAPFAQLFDDIGSLVAMAITFGMFVSPVFYPVPAGSLLAASPFAGVLETARLAIAGTFAPTGLLPALACALLLLVPGWLFNAISRPHIAARAH; encoded by the coding sequence ATGCCCGCGGACACGCAGGTCCATTGCGATTCCATGCCGGCCATAGCGGTTCCGCGCCGCACGCTGTCGGGAGCTTTCGCCCGCATGGATACGGCGCTGCGGATTGCCACGCTGCTGTTCCGCGCCAACCTGCGTGCGCGCCACCGCCGCATGGCTTTGGGCTATCTGTGGCTGGCAATCCCGGGCGCAGTCTCGGCCCTGACATTTGCCCTGCTGCGCAAGCATGCGCTGATCGGCACGGGTGAGGTCGGGGTGCCTTATGCGCTGTTCGTGCTTTCGGGCGTGTTCCTGTGGCAGAGTCTGGGCGACGGCGTGAACGTGCCGGTGCAGCAACTCAACTATCAGCGCCGGTTCCTGGCCATCGTGCCAGCGCCGTTCCAGGCCGTATTGCTGGCGGCACTGGCCGAAGCCCTGCTGAACCTGTGCGTGCGGCTTGTGATCCTTGCCTGCGCGATGCTGGCGTTCGGGCTGGCACCGTCCGCGGCCTGGCTGGCAATCGTCGCCTGCGGCCTGACGATGACACTCTGCGGATTTGCCCTTTCCCTGCTCGTGGCGCCTTTCGCCCAGCTGTTCGACGATATCGGCTCGCTGGTCGCCATGGCGATCACCTTCGGCATGTTCGTTTCGCCGGTATTCTACCCGGTGCCGGCCGGCAGCCTGCTCGCGGCAAGTCCGTTTGCCGGGGTGCTGGAAACCGCCCGGCTGGCCATTGCCGGTACCTTCGCGCCGACAGGACTGCTGCCGGCGCTGGCCTGCGCTTTGCTGCTGCTGGTGCCCGGCTGGTTGTTCAACGCCATTTCCCGCCCCCACATTGCCGCGCGGGCGCATTGA